The proteins below come from a single Aptenodytes patagonicus chromosome 2, bAptPat1.pri.cur, whole genome shotgun sequence genomic window:
- the LOC143156636 gene encoding ovalbumin-related protein Y-like — MGSITVANAEFCFDVFKELKVHHANDNIFYSPLSIISALAMVYLGARGNTQSQMEKVLHFDNITGVGDTTDSQCGTSEYIHNSFKDLLSDITMPNATYSLKIADRLYIEKTYPVLPEYLKCAKKFYEAGLEEVNFKTDTEEARQLINSWVEKETSGQIQDFLETGSVDLDTVLVLVNTIYFKGIWKTAFKEDHTREVPFNVTEQESRPVQMMCQNGTFKVAAVAAENVKILELPYASGELSMLVLLPDDVSGLEQLENKISFEKLMEWSSPNVMEKRRVKVYLPRMKIEEKYNLTSVLMALGMTDLFSPSANLSGISSAESLKISEAIHEAYMEVNEEGTEMAGSAGGVGDIKHSAEFEEFRADHPFLFLIKHNPTNSILFFGRYCSP; from the exons ATGGGCTCCATCACTGTAGCAAATGCAGAATTTTGTTTTGATGTATTCAAAGAGCTGAAAGTCCACCATGCCAATGACAACATCTTCTATTCCCCCCTGAGCATCATTTCAGCCCTGGCCATGGTCTATCTGGGAGCAAGAGGAAACACTCAATCTCAGATGGAGAAG GTTCTTCACTTTGATAACATTACAGGAGTTGGAGACACTACTGACTCCCAG TGTGGCACTTCTGAATACATCCACAATTCATTCAAGGATCTTCTCTCAGATATCACCATGCCAAATGCTACATACTCACTCAAGATTGCTGACAGACTCTACATTGAAAAAACATACCCCGTTCTTCCG GAATACTTAAAGTGTGCAAAGAAATTCTACGAAGCAGGGCTGGAAGAAGTTAACTTCAAAACAGATACAGAGGAAGCAAGACAGCTCATTAATTCCTGGGTGGAGAAAGAGACAAGTG GACAGATCCAAGATTTCCTTGAAACAGGCTCTGTTGATCTCGATACTGTGCTGGTCCTTGTGAATACCATTTACTTCAAAGGGATATGGAAGACGGCATTTAAAGAAGATCACACTCGGGAAGTGCCCTTCAATGTGACAGAG CAAGAAAGCAGACCTGTGCAAATGATGTGTCAGAACGGTACCTTCAAAGTGGCAGCGGTGGCTGCAGAGAACGTGAAGATCCTGGAGCTCCCGTACGCCAGCGGGGAGCTGAGCATGTTGGTGCTGTTGCCTGATGACGTCTCTGGCCTGGAGCAG CTTGAGAACAAAATCAGCTTTGAAAAACTTATGGAGTGGAGCAGTCCCAatgtgatggaaaagaggagagTGAAAGTGTACCTCCCGCGCATGAAGATTGAGGAAAAATATAACCTCACATCTGTCTTAATGGCCTTGGGTATGACCGACCTGTTCAGTCCTTCGGCCAATCTCTCTGGCATCTCTTCAGCAGAGAGCCTGAAGATATCTGAGGCCATCCATGAGGCGTACATGGAAGTCAATGAAGAGGGCACCGAGATGGCAGGCTCGGCGGGCGGGGTGGGAGACATCAAACATTCCGCCGAGTTTGAAGAATTTAGGGCTGACCaccctttccttttcttgatcAAACACAATCCAACCAACAGCATCCTCTTCTTTGGTAGATATTGTTCcccctaa
- the LOC143156638 gene encoding ovalbumin-like: MGSIGAASTEFCFDIFNELKVQHVNENIFYSPLSIISALSMVYLGARENTKAQIDKVVHFDKITGFGETIESQCSTSVSVHTSLKDTFTQITKPSDNYSLSFASRLYAEETYPILPEYSQCVKELYKGGLETISFQTAADQARELINSWVESQTNGMIKNILQPGSVDPQTELVLVNAIYFKGTWEKAFKDKDTQAVPFRVTEQESKPVQMMYQIGSYKVAVIASEKMKILELPYASRELSMLVLLPDDVSGLEQLETAITFEKLMEWTSSNMMEERKVKVYLPRMKIEEKYNLTSVLMALGMTDLFSPSANLSGISSAESLKMSEAVHEAFVEIYEAGSEVVGSTGAGMEVTSVSEEFRADHPFLFLIKCNPTNSILFFGRCFSP, translated from the exons ATGGGCTCCATCGGTGCAGCAAGCACGGAATTTTGTTTCGACATATTCAACGAGCTGAAAGTCCAGCATGTCAACGAGAACATCTTCTACTCCCCCCTGAGCATCATTTCAGCTCTGTCCATGGTCTACCTAGGTGCAAGAGAAAACACCAAGGCTCAGATAGATAAG GTTGTTCACTTTGATAAAATCACAGGATTTGGAGAGACTATTGAATCTCAg TGCAGCACATCTGTAAGCGTCCACACTTCACTTAAAGACACGTTCACACAAATCACCAAACCAAGTGACAATTATTCACTCAGCTTTGCCAGCAGACTTTATGCTGAAGAGACATACCCAATCCTACCG GAATACTCACAGTGTGTGAAGGAACTGTATAAAGGAGGCTTGGAAACTATCAGCTTTCAAACAGCTGCAGATCAAGCCAGAGAGCTCATCAATTCCTGGGTTGAAAGTCAGACAAATG GAATGATCAAAAATATCCTTCAACCGGGCTCTGTGGATCCCCAGACTGAATTGGTTCTCGTTAATGCCATTTACTTCAAAGGAACGTGGGAGAAAGCATTTAAGGATAAAGACACCCAGGCAGTGCCTTTCAGAGTGACTGAG CAAGAAAGCAAACCTGTGCAGATGATGTATCAGATTGGTTCATATAAAGTGGCAGTGATAGCTTCTGAGAAAATGAAGATCCTGGAGCTTCCATATGCCAGCAGGGAGCTGAGCATGTTGGTGCTGTTGCCTGATGATGTCTCTGGCCTGGAGCAG CTTGAGACTGCAATCACCTTTGAAAAACTTATGGAGTGGACCAGTTCTAATATGATGGAAGAGAGGAAAGTGAAAGTCTATCTGCCCCGCATGAAGATAGAGGAAAAATATAACCTCACATCTGTCTTAATGGCCTTGGGTATGACCGACCTGTTCAGTCCTTCGGCCAATCTCTCTGGCATCTCTTCAGCAGAGAGCCTGAAGATGTCTGAAGCCGTCCATGAGGCATTTGTGGAAATCTATGAAGCAGGCAGTGAGGTGGTAGGCTCAACAGGAGCTGGAATGGAGGTTACAAGTGTCTCTGAAGAGTTTAGGGCTGACCACCCTTTCCTCTTCTTGATCAAGTGCAACCCAACCAACAGCATCCTCTTCTTTGGCAGATGCTTTTCCCcttaa